Part of the Brassica rapa cultivar Chiifu-401-42 unplaced genomic scaffold, CAAS_Brap_v3.01 Scaffold0024, whole genome shotgun sequence genome is shown below.
cacaggcagattgtgattgtcatgtgccagatactgaagaagctaggtaagcagacaggtgcaagtcatgtgattaaatactgagcaaacaagctggtggaagacatgagtctggtccaaaattaattaggcagctggtcgatcatttaaataatttttcaaccaaatattccttgtctttgtctctcgtcttgttcccggaaaatctcttccagcttaataaaaatccgaccaaaatatttaagactcggccaaactatcaagtgaaggtctttcgaccacaagacagtcccgtcgagaaattaatctaccgggtcgatttttatttttattaatcatggtcgaaccaactaaaaactggttgagcgggatttttctctaccaaaaatttattggctcgtgagggttattacactcttccccccttaaaagaattcgtccccgaattctcaaaatacaagtgtacaccctttactggacgactggggtatctgagaagagttctaGGTAATCAGCTCagaacttatcttcatccttccatgttataacaactctctgtcaCTTTTCCCAAAATACTTAAACTTGCGAAATTTCCCTATTCTTCTATTTATTGAAACGATGTTCGCCTATTcgcaaaggaccttcaggataggtgaggttaggttgcaagttctctggtCGCTGCGGCTCGACCATATTCGGATCTGATATATGCTTACGCAGCATCGATACATGAATTACTGGATGCATAAGCATATCGggtggaagttctagtctataggctacttctccaactctagcgacaattcggtatggtgcctttgctattgcagcggatccgggttctaaggttatactaaaggcgttactcctagacggcggcaatccctctaatgccttaaacacgtcctcaTATTCTCTTACTACTGctatttcttccatgttctgctctttctcgtcttctactggtccagcaactaaggtcacaaagtatacttcttcacccttctccaaaaggttttcaattctcaatgctgacactaatgacgctccacacttggtactatgccatggtaagctaaagggggttgggtatctctctcgaaaacaatcttccctcgaccacaatcaaggtgagctcggtaacttgacagccaatccatccctaagattacctcgtacctctctaatgggagaactaacaaatcagccggaaaaaacatatcttggataatgattggaactcttagaatacagccttcagtttcaagaacttgatctccgaGAATTAGAACGGGAAAggataaattcaccttagtgaattctccatcgaatcatgatgctacttcgggagctacaaaactatgtgttgctcccaaatcgaaaaggatgtgggcggatattccacccacaagcaaagtcGCTGAAAATAATTGACTTTCCCATCAATTACTTACTCAACaacttttatactatttttttatcacCAATTTaccaatcatttaaaaaaattatgcaaccCTCAATTGGTTaggaaaacaaacctgaaatcggaccctgaggtggtccggatggtcctggtaactctaaagcgtaagccctaccagcagtggcttgacgctttgcaggaggtaagggtaaaggtgggttaactggtACAACGGGTTGAGCACTCGAAACAACAGGCTGAGCGAGATGAGTGTGTGGACATGATGTCGCGTAATGTCCTCgctctccacacgtgaaacaagtgatgtgagatggtacagccggttggaactgtcccacggtcggacaatctctcctaacatggcccagctggccacaagtgaaacaagtTGGGGTTCTAGGTCTAGGATCTCCAGATCGATCTCCCCGAAAAGCTCTACCTCCTCGTCCTCGAGACATAGGAGAATGTGGCTGAGGCTGACTTTGAACTGATGGACGTCTAGGTTGTGCAGAATGgctagaagaagctctctcagcagcaatggcctcctccacgttcacagcacgctcaacaagatcagcaagcctatgaaactctactgcctcaagtctgctcctgatatatgggttaagtcctcgaaggaacttacggataatcatcatctcATCCTCCCGACCATAGTGGACATACTTCCTGAGACGGgtgaactctgcctcatacttcctaacagataatcctccctgaactagctccatgaatttaatctccaatcAATCACGGGCTTCCGGTTGGAAGTACTTTCGAACGAACGCTGTACGGAAGTCAGCCCAACTcagattgaagtctccaaagttcctctctacgcataaccaccaactgatggcgtccttctccagatagtaaacagccacgtcCTTCTTAAATTCTACCGGACAACGGGTTGcagcaaagttctgctcgagattgtgcagccatgcatcagcttcaaagggatcagtgcctccctggtaacgcttcgtccccaagtcttcataatcatgactatcttcagAAAGTCCGGATGAGAAGTGGTAGGTACTGGAGCTGGCTGAGCACGCTGTGCTTCACGCTGTGCATTCAATGCTTGATGttgcaaattcaccatctcagccatcagTTCTAGAAGTGCTATTATAGCTGGATCAGTTGGAGCTGGTCCAGGTTGTGCTGCCAGAATAGGTGCAGCAGGGGCTGGTGGAAAATGAGCGGCAGGAGATGCAGGAGCTGCGGGATGATCTCCGTGCACTGGACTATCGTGTACCACATCCACCTCGATGTCCATAAAATACGGGTCTGGAGACAATGGCATGTGCACCGGTGTCTGATTATATGACCCTTCAGACGGGTCAGTCTCAAAGCTAGATCCCGAAGGTGTAGCATCAAAGCTAGCAGTCGGAAGTGGTGTCGGAGTAGATGGCGGCGAagagtctgaagatgatgaaatcgaAATTGGGAGGTTTGGACCTCCACGGCGTCCAAAGAGTGCTCTTCTCGGTGGCATCTGCAACGaaagatcatggtaagtttctacccaggtctatcaatttctaaaagaaggaacaaaccagcatatcctaattatccttgcgacacattttcgactcgaaaattatttgaaacaagtcccattcaagcatcgtataaccatgctctgataccacctttgtgacacccccgatcatagataaccggaaatgacacggtcgatgttccctgatggtcgacccgaggttctcgaaataaatccgatcgccttagaccaacaaccaaagaacacagacgctcctatcggacattactctaggcttttcaacccgataaagcaatattcgatagttagttcgtcccggacaaggactaatatcatatgagaactcgtgatttataaacatcttttatacattatttatttactttaaacatcttacagagtgttatagttttatcctatggcctattgcccaacaacgttttatgtaaatatacatcaaaaggtacgttgcaaggacaacaaaatactaccgctggttggccgttccttccgtccaaaaagtaaagtgtctcccgcctaagggttaccttcacacacgaatgagtcatgagcaactaatttactcagtgaatctagaatcacaacacaatcaataataaaccaaacagttatcaaatgcatatacatgatcatgcaagtactagtactatactttagtATACCAATCATCATTGTGagttcttattttaaacatcacttcctcaacacccgcccgttaccaaactcatataatacaatatatatatactaggcccgagaaaccactaaggctaaccgagactagtgagttagcatcaccatcttgtcgaatgtccggtatgaacaatccaacactgcatcgtcatgcagtacacggtctccagcgAGCTACCCCATATcatgtcttcatgaccttgttccgttcgcaggaccaagtcacggtaatgcgggggatttagggatagtgaatataacaagacttcacatgattttacttccataattattccaaaattaatccataattaatccttaataaatcataattaataattaattaatcctagattaatccttaattaatctcatattaatctttaattaatccaagaatagtacttaattaatcatgattactccttaattaatctcagattaattctcagttaaaccaagattaattcttaattaaaccaagattaatccataatcaaaaccatgattatttcataattaagattagtacttgagaacaagtactatgattatgattaacctcactttaaccttttgattaatcatcaagtgtaagtgtttacactaagtaaacaccatacacttcttaaatgattcaaagactttactatctacttgagatactacaatttaaagtcaatcatgtactcattcatgatctatctcatcttctgtctagactcacctaaagaacagtcttgaaactggcttggacaagacttgagttcctcttgaacaaggctgaaaggacaggatgggac
Proteins encoded:
- the LOC117129555 gene encoding vegetative cell wall protein gp1-like, which gives rise to MPPRRALFGRRGGPNLPISISSSSDSSPPSTPTPLPTASFDATPSGSSFETDPSEGSYNQTPVHMPLSPDPYFMDIEVDVVHDSPVHGDHPAAPASPAAHFPPAPAAPILAAQPGPAPTDPAIIALLELMAEMVNLQHQALNAQREAQRAQPAP